A window from Bordetella petrii encodes these proteins:
- a CDS encoding peroxiredoxin — protein MTPHIGKPAPQFTAESTIGPISLEQCRGRAVILYFYPKDNTPGCTTESQDFRDLHADFLSAGAVVVGISRDSLKSHQNFQTKYQLPFPLISDTDETVCNLYGVIKQKNMYGKQVRGIERSTFLVDAEGRLVQEWRGVKVPNHASEVLQAARSIG, from the coding sequence ATGACGCCGCACATAGGCAAGCCCGCGCCGCAATTCACCGCCGAAAGCACGATCGGCCCCATCAGCCTCGAACAGTGCCGCGGCCGCGCCGTGATTCTGTATTTTTATCCCAAAGACAACACCCCCGGCTGCACCACCGAAAGCCAGGATTTCCGCGACCTGCACGCCGATTTTCTGTCGGCCGGGGCCGTGGTGGTGGGCATTTCGCGCGACTCGCTGAAATCGCACCAGAATTTCCAGACCAAGTACCAGTTGCCCTTCCCTCTTATTTCAGACACGGACGAAACGGTATGCAATCTGTACGGCGTCATCAAGCAGAAGAATATGTACGGTAAACAGGTACGCGGCATCGAACGCAGCACGTTTCTGGTCGATGCCGAGGGCCGCCTGGTGCAGGAATGGCGCGGGGTCAAGGTGCCCAACCACGCCAGCGAAGTGCTGCAGGCCGCCCGCAGTATCGGTTGA
- a CDS encoding Mth938-like domain-containing protein, translating to MKLHTDPASALNTVTAYGDGYIEVNQVRFSHAVAFGPEGAVAEWPVQAATDITPALLQQAAGLTEAPRDPMAFLDAPETAAPTAGQGPEVLLVGTGSRQRLLGQQVLRPLLAAGIGVEVMDTQAAARTYNILMAEGRRVVVALLPTQGDTPA from the coding sequence TTGAAGCTGCACACCGACCCTGCATCGGCCCTGAATACCGTTACCGCCTACGGTGACGGCTATATCGAGGTCAACCAGGTACGATTTTCCCACGCGGTAGCCTTTGGCCCCGAAGGCGCCGTTGCCGAATGGCCGGTCCAGGCCGCCACCGACATCACCCCCGCCCTGCTCCAGCAGGCCGCCGGCCTGACCGAGGCCCCGCGCGACCCCATGGCGTTCCTGGATGCCCCCGAAACGGCCGCCCCCACGGCCGGCCAGGGCCCGGAAGTGCTGCTGGTGGGCACGGGCAGCCGGCAGCGGCTGCTGGGCCAGCAAGTGTTGCGCCCCCTGCTGGCGGCCGGCATCGGCGTCGAGGTCATGGATACCCAGGCGGCCGCCCGCACCTACAACATCCTGATGGCAGAAGGCCGGCGCGTGGTCGTCGCGCTGCTGCCCACCCAAGGAGATACCCCCGCATGA
- the mpl gene encoding UDP-N-acetylmuramate:L-alanyl-gamma-D-glutamyl-meso-diaminopimelate ligase produces MHLHILGICGTFMGGLALIARAAGHRVTGCDTAVYPPMSTQLAEQGIDLIEGYGADQLALAPDLYVIGNVVTRGNPLMEAILDSGARYVSGPQWLGDNVLPGAHVLAVAGTHGKTTTSSMLAWILEAAGLRPNFLIGGVAHDLKVSARYDPAVRPFVIEADEYDTAFFDKRSKFVHYRPRTAILNNLEYDHADIFPDLAAIETQFHHLVRTIPGRGRIVLPTGSPALDRVMARGCWSETAHFGAGGAWQAGPADGDGAFEVRHGDHAVGTVRWTLGGEHNRLNALAALAAAEHAGVDPAAGVAALSRFGGVKRRMELRGTAGGVKVYDDFAHHPTAIETTVEGLRRQVGQARILAVLEPRSNTMKLGAMAARLPGALQGADRVFCFGARSGKHALGWNPDEVLAPLGERASSYDDLDALVAAVAQAARPGDHVLVMSNGGFGGVHGKLLEALARRDAP; encoded by the coding sequence ATGCACCTGCATATTCTTGGCATTTGCGGCACTTTCATGGGCGGCCTGGCGCTGATCGCGCGGGCCGCCGGCCACCGGGTCACGGGCTGCGACACCGCCGTGTACCCCCCGATGAGCACCCAACTGGCCGAGCAGGGCATCGACCTGATCGAAGGCTATGGCGCCGACCAGCTGGCCCTGGCGCCCGACCTGTACGTGATCGGCAATGTGGTGACGCGCGGCAACCCGCTGATGGAAGCCATTCTGGACAGCGGCGCCCGCTATGTATCGGGCCCGCAGTGGCTGGGTGACAACGTGCTGCCGGGCGCCCACGTGCTGGCCGTGGCCGGCACGCACGGCAAGACCACCACCAGCTCGATGCTGGCCTGGATACTCGAGGCGGCCGGCCTGCGGCCCAATTTCCTGATCGGCGGAGTGGCGCACGACCTGAAGGTCTCGGCGCGCTATGACCCGGCGGTGCGGCCGTTCGTGATCGAGGCCGACGAGTACGACACCGCTTTCTTCGACAAGCGCTCGAAGTTCGTGCATTACCGTCCGCGCACGGCCATCTTGAACAACCTGGAATACGACCACGCCGACATCTTCCCCGATCTGGCGGCCATCGAGACCCAGTTCCACCACCTGGTGCGCACCATTCCCGGGCGCGGACGCATTGTGCTGCCCACCGGCAGCCCCGCGCTGGACCGCGTCATGGCGCGCGGCTGCTGGTCGGAAACCGCGCACTTCGGCGCGGGCGGCGCCTGGCAGGCCGGCCCGGCGGACGGCGACGGCGCCTTCGAGGTGCGGCACGGCGACCACGCGGTGGGCACGGTGCGCTGGACGCTGGGCGGCGAGCACAACCGCCTGAACGCCCTGGCGGCGCTGGCGGCGGCCGAACATGCCGGCGTGGACCCGGCCGCGGGCGTGGCCGCGCTGAGCCGCTTCGGCGGCGTGAAGCGCCGCATGGAACTGCGCGGCACGGCCGGCGGCGTGAAGGTGTACGACGATTTCGCGCACCACCCCACCGCCATTGAAACCACCGTGGAAGGCCTGCGGCGCCAGGTGGGCCAGGCGCGCATCCTGGCGGTGCTGGAGCCTCGCTCGAACACCATGAAGCTGGGCGCCATGGCGGCCCGCCTGCCCGGCGCGCTGCAGGGCGCCGACCGGGTATTCTGCTTCGGCGCGCGCAGCGGCAAGCACGCGCTGGGCTGGAACCCCGATGAAGTGCTGGCCCCGCTGGGCGAACGCGCCTCCAGCTACGACGACCTGGACGCCCTGGTGGCCGCGGTGGCGCAGGCCGCCCGCCCCGGCGACCACGTGCTGGTGATGAGCAACGGCGGCTTCGGTGGCGTGCACGGCAAGCTGCTCGAGGCCCTGGCGCGGCGGGACGCGCCATGA
- a CDS encoding ribonuclease catalytic domain-containing protein, producing MYVLYEEDGGFKAANILSETDASLQVESESGKRSKIKRANTLFTFAEPAPAALLAQAAQAAEALDLQFLWECAPQEEFDSAALAADYFGHVPGAVEQAALLMRLHGAPAYFHRRGKGRYRPAPPDILAAALAALDKKQKQAEQQQQWVDEMAAGRLPDDIAQAAESLLIRPDKNSMQWKALDAACARLQKSPDRLLLELGAWPHPLALHKRRFLATHFPRGTGFPDTAIPPLERELPLADAEIYSVDDITTTEIDDALSVCALPDGKVRVGIHVAAPGLAVARGSELDKLARARLSTVYMPGEKIPMQPDNVIQAFSLDAGREVPALSLYITADPASGEIIASETRVERVVVRENLRHNELDGQVTEAALNDPDAPLPYGHWLRPLWRLASALSAQRDAVRGKPENNSRVEYSFYLDGSPDDPDTPVRLVPRQRNAPLDRMVAEYMILANNVWGGLLHQHGVPGIYRSQQAGRVRMSTQALPHEAIGVPQYAWSTSPLRRYVDLVNQWQLIAAVEHGVSARLVAPFKPRDADLFAIIGAFDAQYAAWNEFQGNMERYWCLRWLQQQGITRAVAHVLREDLVRLGNAPLVTRVGGLPELERGTAVELDILGVDELALEVDCRYAGLAG from the coding sequence ATGTACGTGCTTTACGAAGAAGACGGCGGCTTCAAGGCCGCCAATATCCTGTCCGAGACCGACGCCAGCCTGCAGGTGGAGTCGGAATCGGGCAAGCGCAGCAAGATCAAGCGCGCCAACACGCTGTTCACCTTCGCCGAGCCGGCGCCGGCCGCGCTGCTGGCCCAGGCCGCGCAGGCCGCCGAGGCGCTGGACCTGCAGTTCTTGTGGGAATGCGCGCCGCAGGAAGAATTCGACTCGGCCGCCCTGGCGGCCGATTATTTCGGCCATGTGCCCGGCGCCGTGGAGCAGGCCGCGCTGCTGATGCGCCTGCACGGCGCGCCGGCGTACTTCCACCGGCGCGGCAAGGGCCGCTACCGGCCGGCGCCCCCGGACATCCTGGCGGCGGCGCTGGCGGCGCTGGACAAGAAGCAGAAGCAGGCCGAGCAGCAGCAGCAGTGGGTCGACGAGATGGCGGCGGGCCGCCTGCCCGACGACATTGCCCAGGCGGCCGAATCGCTGCTGATCCGGCCCGACAAAAACAGCATGCAATGGAAGGCCCTGGACGCCGCCTGCGCGCGGCTGCAGAAAAGCCCCGACCGCCTGCTGCTGGAACTGGGCGCCTGGCCGCATCCGCTGGCCCTGCACAAGCGCCGCTTTCTGGCCACGCACTTTCCGCGCGGAACCGGTTTTCCGGACACCGCCATCCCGCCGCTGGAACGCGAACTGCCGCTGGCCGACGCCGAGATCTATTCGGTGGATGACATCACCACCACCGAAATCGACGATGCGCTGTCGGTTTGCGCCCTGCCCGACGGCAAGGTGCGCGTCGGCATCCACGTAGCCGCGCCGGGCCTGGCCGTGGCCCGCGGCAGCGAGCTCGACAAGCTGGCGCGTGCGCGCCTCTCCACCGTGTACATGCCAGGCGAGAAGATTCCCATGCAGCCCGACAATGTCATCCAGGCGTTTTCGCTGGATGCGGGCCGCGAGGTGCCGGCGCTGTCGCTGTATATAACGGCCGATCCGGCCAGCGGCGAGATCATTGCGTCGGAGACGCGGGTGGAGCGCGTGGTGGTGCGCGAGAACCTGCGCCACAACGAACTCGATGGGCAGGTCACCGAGGCCGCCCTGAACGACCCCGATGCGCCGCTGCCCTACGGGCATTGGCTGCGGCCGCTGTGGCGGCTGGCCAGCGCGCTGTCGGCGCAGCGCGACGCCGTGCGCGGCAAGCCCGAGAACAATTCACGGGTGGAATACAGCTTTTACCTGGACGGCAGCCCCGACGACCCCGACACGCCGGTGCGCCTGGTGCCGCGCCAGCGCAACGCGCCACTGGACCGCATGGTGGCCGAATACATGATCCTGGCCAACAATGTGTGGGGCGGCCTGCTGCACCAGCACGGCGTGCCGGGCATCTACCGCTCGCAGCAGGCCGGGCGGGTGCGCATGAGCACCCAGGCCCTGCCGCACGAGGCCATCGGGGTGCCGCAATATGCCTGGAGCACCTCGCCGCTGCGCCGCTATGTCGACCTGGTGAACCAGTGGCAGCTGATCGCCGCGGTCGAGCACGGCGTATCGGCCCGCCTGGTGGCCCCTTTCAAGCCGCGCGACGCCGACCTGTTCGCGATCATCGGCGCCTTCGACGCCCAGTACGCCGCCTGGAACGAGTTCCAGGGCAACATGGAACGCTACTGGTGCCTGCGCTGGCTGCAGCAGCAGGGCATCACCCGCGCGGTAGCGCACGTGCTGCGCGAAGACCTGGTGCGGCTGGGCAATGCGCCGCTGGTGACGCGGGTGGGCGGCCTGCCCGAACTCGAACGCGGCACCGCTGTCGAGTTGGACATCCTGGGGGTGGATGAGTTGGCGCTCGAGGTGGATTGCCGGTACGCGGGGTTGGCGGGGTGA
- the pdxA gene encoding 4-hydroxythreonine-4-phosphate dehydrogenase PdxA, whose translation MHEHAPVGITMGDAAGIGPEIVVKACAQGLKAPAVVYGDADAMRRAAALLGARLDIAEIDDAGQARGGPGRIEVVSCAAPLPAGLPAGRASAAAGQAAYDYLCAAIDDAQAGRIRAIVTAPLSKHSMHLAGIDQPGHTEILAERSHTADFAMMLANDELRVLLVTIHMALADVPRAITPQAEARAMKLADRACRQMGIARPRIAVTGLNPHAGEDGKFGREDLDIIAPAIAQARADGLDVSGPWPGDTVFMRARRGEFDIVVAQYHDQGLIPVKYLGVDQGVNVTVGLPFVRTSVDHGTAFDIAWKGVADHSSLVAAFDLALAMTP comes from the coding sequence ATGCATGAGCATGCGCCGGTCGGCATCACCATGGGCGATGCCGCCGGCATCGGCCCGGAAATCGTCGTCAAGGCCTGTGCGCAGGGCCTGAAGGCACCGGCGGTCGTGTATGGCGACGCCGATGCCATGCGACGCGCCGCTGCGCTGCTGGGTGCGCGCCTGGACATTGCCGAGATCGACGATGCCGGCCAGGCCCGGGGCGGCCCGGGCCGCATCGAGGTGGTGTCCTGCGCGGCGCCGCTGCCCGCCGGCCTGCCAGCCGGCCGCGCCAGCGCCGCCGCGGGCCAGGCCGCCTACGATTACCTGTGCGCGGCCATCGACGACGCCCAGGCCGGCCGCATCCGCGCCATTGTCACCGCCCCGCTGAGCAAGCATTCCATGCACCTGGCCGGCATCGACCAGCCGGGCCACACCGAGATCCTGGCCGAGCGCTCGCACACGGCCGATTTCGCCATGATGCTGGCCAACGATGAATTGCGCGTGCTGCTGGTCACCATTCACATGGCGCTGGCGGACGTGCCGCGCGCCATCACGCCCCAGGCCGAGGCGCGCGCGATGAAGCTGGCCGACCGGGCCTGCCGCCAGATGGGCATCGCCAGGCCGCGCATCGCCGTGACCGGCCTGAACCCGCACGCCGGCGAAGACGGCAAGTTCGGGCGCGAAGACCTGGACATCATCGCGCCGGCCATCGCCCAGGCGCGCGCCGACGGCCTGGACGTCTCGGGCCCCTGGCCCGGCGACACCGTCTTCATGCGCGCCCGGCGCGGCGAGTTCGATATCGTGGTGGCGCAGTACCACGACCAGGGCCTGATCCCGGTGAAGTACCTGGGCGTGGACCAGGGCGTCAACGTCACCGTCGGCCTGCCCTTCGTGCGCACCAGCGTCGACCACGGCACCGCCTTCGACATCGCCTGGAAGGGCGTGGCCGACCATTCCTCACTAGTCGCCGCCTTCGACCTGGCGCTGGCCATGACGCCTTAG
- a CDS encoding YqiA/YcfP family alpha/beta fold hydrolase, translating into MILYLHGFRSSPESFKARLMAQAMAARGLAGGRDWQCPQLPASPRQALDLALSLAHGQLARADSPRRLTIIGSSLGGYYATWLAEQLDCKAVLLNPAVEAARDLATQVGQHRMYHSDAPFEFRAEYVDELAAARVAAVTQPERYFLVAATGDEVLDWREMQARYAGCRQRIVQGSDHGLSDFERWLPEVLDFACAAPGP; encoded by the coding sequence ATGATCCTGTACCTGCACGGCTTTCGCTCGTCGCCCGAGTCGTTCAAGGCCCGCCTGATGGCGCAGGCCATGGCCGCGCGGGGCCTGGCGGGCGGACGCGACTGGCAGTGCCCGCAACTGCCGGCCAGCCCCCGCCAGGCGCTGGACCTGGCGCTGAGCCTGGCGCACGGCCAGCTGGCCCGGGCCGACAGCCCGCGCCGCCTGACCATCATCGGATCGTCGCTGGGCGGCTACTACGCCACCTGGCTGGCCGAACAGCTGGACTGCAAGGCCGTGCTGCTCAACCCCGCGGTCGAGGCGGCGCGCGACCTGGCCACGCAGGTGGGCCAGCATCGCATGTATCATTCCGACGCGCCGTTCGAGTTCCGCGCCGAGTATGTCGATGAACTGGCCGCGGCGCGAGTGGCGGCCGTGACGCAACCCGAACGTTATTTCCTGGTGGCGGCCACCGGCGACGAAGTCCTGGACTGGCGTGAAATGCAGGCGCGCTATGCCGGCTGCCGGCAGCGCATCGTGCAGGGCAGCGACCACGGGCTGTCGGATTTCGAGCGCTGGCTGCCCGAGGTGCTGGATTTTGCCTGCGCGGCCCCCGGCCCCTGA
- the alaC gene encoding alanine transaminase, producing the protein MRKFSRIERLPPYVFNITGELKMAARRRGEDIIDMSMGNPDGPTPKHIVDKLVEASTRPTTHGYSVSKGIPRLRKAICDWYQRRYAVEFDPDSEAIVTIGSKEGLAHLMLATLDRGDTVLVPNPSYPIHIYGAVIAGANIRSVRMTPGVDFFEELERAVRESIPKPKMMILGFPSNPTAQCVDLTFFERVVALAKEHDILVVHDLAYADICFDGYVAPSIMQVPGARDVAVEFFTMSKSYNMAGWRIGYMVGNRELVNALARIKSYHDYGTFTPIQVASIAALDGPQDCVSEVVEQYRSRRDVLVRGLHEAGWNVEIPKASMYIWAQIPEPYRAMGSLEFAKRVLSDAKVAVSPGIGFGEYGDEYVRFALIENEQRTRQAVRGIKDMFRKDGLLK; encoded by the coding sequence ATGAGGAAGTTCTCCCGCATCGAGCGTCTGCCCCCGTACGTGTTCAATATCACCGGCGAGCTCAAGATGGCCGCCCGGCGGCGCGGAGAGGACATCATCGACATGTCCATGGGCAACCCCGACGGCCCCACGCCCAAGCACATCGTCGACAAGCTGGTCGAGGCCTCGACCCGCCCCACCACGCACGGCTACTCGGTATCCAAGGGCATCCCGCGTCTGCGCAAGGCGATTTGCGACTGGTACCAGCGCCGCTACGCGGTCGAATTCGATCCCGACAGCGAAGCCATCGTCACCATCGGGTCCAAAGAAGGCCTGGCGCACCTGATGCTGGCCACGCTCGACCGCGGCGACACGGTGCTGGTGCCCAACCCCAGCTATCCCATTCATATTTACGGGGCGGTCATCGCCGGCGCCAATATCCGTTCGGTGCGCATGACCCCGGGCGTGGATTTCTTCGAAGAGCTCGAGCGCGCCGTGCGCGAATCGATTCCCAAGCCCAAGATGATGATCCTGGGCTTCCCCAGCAATCCCACGGCGCAGTGCGTCGACCTGACGTTCTTCGAGCGGGTGGTGGCGCTGGCCAAAGAGCACGACATCCTGGTGGTGCACGACCTGGCCTACGCCGATATCTGTTTCGACGGCTACGTGGCGCCGTCCATCATGCAGGTGCCCGGCGCGCGCGACGTGGCGGTGGAATTCTTCACCATGAGCAAAAGCTACAACATGGCTGGCTGGCGCATCGGCTACATGGTGGGCAACCGCGAGCTCGTCAACGCGCTGGCGCGCATCAAGAGCTACCACGACTACGGCACGTTCACGCCTATCCAGGTGGCGTCCATCGCCGCGCTCGACGGCCCGCAAGACTGCGTCAGCGAAGTCGTCGAGCAGTACCGCAGCCGCCGCGACGTGCTGGTGCGCGGCCTGCACGAGGCCGGCTGGAATGTCGAGATTCCCAAGGCGTCCATGTACATCTGGGCGCAGATTCCCGAGCCCTACCGCGCCATGGGTTCGCTGGAATTCGCCAAGCGCGTGCTGTCCGACGCCAAGGTCGCGGTGTCGCCCGGCATCGGCTTCGGCGAATACGGCGACGAATACGTGCGCTTCGCGCTCATCGAAAACGAGCAGCGCACGCGCCAGGCGGTGCGAGGCATCAAAGACATGTTCCGCAAGGACGGCCTCCTGAAATGA
- a CDS encoding homoserine dehydrogenase, giving the protein MKPIKIGLLGLGVVGGGTWSVLARNAEEIGRRAGRRIEISRVAVRDVAKARSRVGDAVTVDTDVHALVRDPEVDIVVELIGGDTLARELVLEAIAHRKHVVTANKALLAKHGNEIFAAASAQGVMVAFEAAVAGGIPIIKAIREGLTANRIEWVAGIINGTTNFILSEMRSRGLPFADVLAEAQRLGYAEADPTFDVEGVDAAHKLTLLASLAFGVPVQFDKAHIEGISQLAQEDIAHAERLGYRIKLLGITKRRADGIELRVHPALVPAERLLANVEGAMNAVLVRGDAVGPTLYYGQGAGEEPTASAVVADLVDVTRLHTADPGNRVPHLAFQPDALSDLAILPIDKVSTSYYLRLRVDDQPGVLADIARILAERGISIGSMIQQPSHIGGADIIFLTHQAVEGNVDQAIRSIEQLPFVRSSVTRLRVETLT; this is encoded by the coding sequence ATCAAGCCTATCAAGATCGGCCTGCTGGGCCTGGGCGTGGTGGGCGGCGGCACCTGGAGCGTGCTGGCCCGCAATGCCGAAGAAATCGGCCGCCGCGCCGGCCGGCGCATCGAGATCAGCCGTGTCGCGGTGCGCGACGTGGCCAAGGCGCGCAGCCGCGTCGGCGACGCCGTCACGGTCGATACCGACGTGCACGCGCTGGTGCGCGACCCCGAAGTCGACATCGTGGTCGAGCTCATCGGCGGCGACACCCTGGCGCGCGAACTGGTGCTCGAAGCCATCGCGCATCGCAAGCATGTGGTCACGGCCAACAAGGCGCTGCTGGCCAAGCACGGCAACGAGATCTTCGCCGCGGCGTCGGCGCAGGGCGTCATGGTGGCCTTCGAGGCCGCCGTCGCCGGCGGCATTCCCATCATCAAGGCCATTCGCGAGGGCCTGACCGCCAACCGCATCGAATGGGTGGCCGGCATCATCAACGGCACCACCAATTTCATCCTGTCCGAAATGCGCTCGCGCGGCCTGCCGTTCGCCGACGTGCTGGCCGAGGCCCAGCGCCTGGGCTACGCCGAAGCCGATCCCACCTTCGACGTCGAAGGCGTGGATGCCGCGCACAAGCTGACGCTGCTGGCTTCGCTGGCCTTCGGCGTGCCGGTGCAGTTCGACAAGGCCCACATCGAAGGCATTTCGCAGCTGGCCCAGGAAGACATCGCGCATGCCGAGCGCCTGGGCTACCGCATCAAGCTGCTGGGCATCACCAAGCGCCGCGCCGACGGCATCGAGCTGCGCGTGCATCCGGCCCTGGTGCCGGCCGAGCGCCTGCTGGCCAACGTCGAGGGCGCCATGAACGCCGTGCTGGTGCGCGGCGACGCCGTGGGGCCGACGCTGTACTACGGGCAGGGCGCCGGCGAAGAGCCCACCGCTTCGGCCGTGGTGGCCGACCTGGTCGACGTCACCCGCCTGCACACGGCCGACCCCGGCAACCGCGTGCCGCACCTGGCCTTCCAGCCCGATGCGCTGTCCGATCTGGCGATCCTGCCCATCGACAAGGTCAGCACCTCGTATTACCTGCGCCTGCGCGTCGACGACCAGCCCGGCGTGCTGGCCGACATTGCCCGCATCCTGGCCGAGCGCGGCATTTCCATCGGCTCGATGATCCAGCAGCCGTCGCACATCGGCGGCGCCGACATCATCTTCCTGACCCACCAGGCTGTCGAAGGCAACGTCGACCAGGCCATCCGCAGCATCGAGCAATTGCCGTTCGTGCGCTCCAGCGTCACGCGCCTGCGTGTCGAGACCCTGACATGA
- a CDS encoding TlpA family protein disulfide reductase produces MNRRFFLYAGAAAAVAVAGGYAYRERSRAGAGPAAPASANGDPVAALRALPLPDLDGTPRSLADWQGRPMVVNFWATWCAPCVKEMPELQALHQKYPAIQFVGIGVDKAENMRQFLQKVPVSYPLLVMGAGAIDTLRTLGNPAGGLPFTLVFDADGRINRKILGQIQPDDLERTLHGLAA; encoded by the coding sequence ATGAACCGTCGTTTCTTCTTGTATGCCGGCGCCGCCGCGGCAGTGGCCGTGGCCGGGGGCTATGCCTACCGCGAACGCAGCCGTGCCGGCGCCGGGCCCGCCGCCCCGGCTTCCGCCAATGGCGATCCGGTCGCCGCGCTGCGCGCGCTGCCGCTGCCCGACCTCGATGGCACGCCGCGCAGCCTGGCCGACTGGCAGGGGCGGCCCATGGTGGTCAATTTCTGGGCAACCTGGTGCGCGCCGTGCGTAAAAGAAATGCCCGAATTGCAGGCTTTGCATCAAAAATACCCCGCCATCCAGTTTGTGGGCATTGGCGTGGATAAAGCCGAAAACATGCGGCAATTCCTGCAAAAAGTGCCTGTCTCATATCCTCTGCTGGTCATGGGCGCGGGGGCGATAGATACCCTGCGCACCCTGGGCAATCCCGCCGGCGGGTTGCCGTTTACTTTGGTTTTCGATGCAGATGGCCGAATTAACCGGAAAATCCTCGGCCAGATCCAGCCCGACGATCTCGAGCGTACACTGCACGGCCTGGCCGCCTGA
- a CDS encoding PhoH family protein, whose translation MPLPKLPSRPAAILTFPSGEAARSKTRPAKRAEPAAPAPAAKPLPVQPELDGFKPQAAASAAVPAPAPVAAVRPAKPAPAAARKPKTRAQQAARKLFVLDTNVLLHDPSSLFRFEEHDIFLPMMTLEELDHQKKGMSEVARNARQVSRSLDALVHDARQLDDGLELSALGNKDATGRLLFQTTAIHSTLPSDLPMGKADNQILGVVRALQEKFPQREVVLVSKDINMRLKARTLGMAAEDYYNDHVLEDTDLMYSGVMQLPEDFWNRHGKDVESWQQGGTTFYRVHGPLCSQFMVNQFVYFEGQMPLYAQVREVSGKTAVLATLRDYTHGKNNVWGITARNREQNFALNLLMNPDCDFVSLLGQAGTGKTLLALAAGITQVLETKRYTEIIMTRVTVPVGEDIGFLPGTEEEKMLPWMGALEDNLDVLNMGDGDGGDWGRAATMDLIRSRIKVKSLNFMRGRTFLNKYLIIDEAQNLTPKQMKTLVTRAGPGTKVVCLGNVAQIDTPYLTEGSSGLTFVVDRFKGWPHAGHVTLQRGERSRLADYAGDVL comes from the coding sequence ATGCCGCTACCGAAGTTGCCCTCCCGACCCGCAGCCATCCTGACATTCCCCTCGGGCGAAGCCGCCCGAAGCAAGACCCGGCCGGCCAAGCGTGCCGAACCGGCCGCTCCCGCCCCCGCCGCAAAACCGCTGCCGGTGCAGCCCGAACTCGACGGCTTCAAGCCGCAGGCCGCCGCCAGCGCGGCCGTTCCCGCCCCCGCGCCGGTGGCCGCCGTCCGTCCGGCCAAGCCGGCCCCCGCCGCGGCGCGCAAGCCCAAGACCCGCGCCCAGCAGGCGGCCCGCAAGCTGTTCGTGCTGGACACCAACGTGCTGCTGCACGATCCGTCGTCGCTGTTCCGCTTCGAAGAACACGACATCTTCCTGCCCATGATGACGCTGGAAGAGCTCGACCACCAGAAAAAGGGCATGTCGGAAGTGGCGCGCAATGCGCGCCAGGTCAGCCGCTCGCTGGACGCGCTGGTGCACGACGCCAGGCAGCTCGATGACGGCCTGGAACTGAGCGCGCTGGGCAACAAGGATGCCACCGGCCGCCTGTTGTTCCAGACCACGGCCATTCACAGCACCCTGCCGTCGGACCTGCCCATGGGCAAGGCCGACAACCAGATCCTGGGAGTGGTGCGCGCCCTGCAAGAGAAATTCCCGCAGCGCGAAGTCGTGCTGGTGTCCAAGGACATCAACATGCGCCTGAAGGCCCGCACGCTGGGCATGGCGGCCGAGGACTACTACAACGACCACGTCCTGGAAGACACCGACCTGATGTATTCGGGCGTGATGCAGCTGCCCGAAGACTTCTGGAACCGCCACGGCAAAGACGTGGAGTCCTGGCAGCAGGGCGGCACCACGTTCTACCGCGTGCACGGGCCGCTGTGTTCGCAGTTCATGGTGAACCAGTTCGTTTACTTCGAAGGTCAGATGCCGCTGTATGCGCAGGTGCGCGAGGTCAGCGGCAAGACCGCCGTGCTGGCCACGCTGCGCGACTACACCCACGGCAAGAACAATGTGTGGGGCATCACCGCGCGCAACCGCGAACAGAACTTCGCCCTGAACCTGCTGATGAACCCCGATTGCGACTTCGTGTCGCTGCTGGGCCAGGCCGGCACCGGCAAGACCCTGCTGGCCCTGGCGGCGGGCATTACGCAAGTGCTGGAAACCAAGCGCTACACCGAAATCATCATGACGCGCGTCACGGTGCCGGTGGGCGAAGACATCGGCTTCCTGCCCGGCACCGAAGAAGAAAAGATGCTGCCCTGGATGGGCGCGCTGGAAGACAACCTGGACGTGCTCAACATGGGCGATGGCGACGGCGGCGACTGGGGCCGCGCGGCCACCATGGACCTGATCCGCTCGCGCATCAAGGTGAAATCGCTGAACTTCATGCGCGGCCGCACCTTCCTAAACAAGTACCTGATCATCGACGAGGCGCAGAACCTGACGCCCAAGCAGATGAAGACCCTGGTCACCCGGGCCGGCCCGGGCACCAAGGTGGTGTGCCTGGGCAACGTGGCGCAGATCGACACCCCCTACCTTACCGAGGGCAGTTCGGGCCTGACCTTCGTGGTGGACCGCTTCAAGGGGTGGCCGCACGCCGGCCACGTCACGCTGCAGCGCGGCGAACGCTCGCGCCTGGCCGATTATGCGGGCGACGTCCTGTAA